CTAGTTAGAATGAAACTAAGATACTGTAGTTGATAATACTTAAATGATGATAGGTGCATTTATCATGAGATTCAAGGGTGTTAGTGGAATAATCAGATCATTCCACTAAACCTTGTATCTGTGCTTAGGTATAAAAGGATATCAGTGTATTCACTAAtaaactttttgttttctttgtattcagcttcttttttattttctctgcACTTTCTTTGAAAAGGTTAAGTCCAGAAACCTTACTAAAGTTGGGTTCACTATATTCAGCCAACTCTCacattattttaacttttttgtaAATACGGATGAACCCTAggttatttttagaattatttacATGTTTTTAGATCTTCATGCATAAGTATCATATTAGTATGTAAGGAAGGAAACTTCTTAATTCTTGTTAAGCGTTAATGTTTCTTGCATGCATGTTTCATTTCAATGGTGTAATGATATGATAAgtgtaattatttatatttgagcTCAAGATGCTATTGAAAGACCGAGTGAAAAAAGCAAAGGTCCTACTATATAAACTTTGCTATATTTTTGGTGAGTTCCTTCATACTTCTTTGTGTGTAGTATTCTTGTTTTATATTTTGTGTAAGGTAAGTACGTATGATCTATAAAggtaaagtgtatatatatgaaaagtgGTTGCTCAGAGTTGTCAGTCTGAGTCTGTAATGTCTTTGTTAAAGTGTAAGAACCATTCTTCATGCTTAAGCCACTACCTTCTGCTTTTGACAAGAATGATATAGACTGAATTGTGGAAATGATGTTAAGGAAAAATATTCATGGCGATGCCTTCAATAGAATGTACATTGGACTGACAGATTACGATACATGAAAATAGTTGTGTAGCCTCTGATGTGGCGAATGTATGTTACATACCAGATAGGCAAATCACGACAAAGTAtacaaacaaagaaaaatgaatgGAATATATGATATGAATCTAACTAAGGATTTAGGTACGTGGCTAGCACGAAGAAGCTTTATCTGTATGGTCATATGGGCGTAATGTATGGTAAATCGGCATATAGATTGTTTGTATATGGTACTCACCATTTGGTGAACTGTGTGATTATGTTTGACTCTTTGATATGATCTACTTGAAGTATTAGTGGTTATTGATAAGATTTcttttggaactcactaagttcttttgactTACCCCGTTTCCATTTTCCTTCTCAGGCCTACTGTTGAAGGAAGACATTCTATTAGACCGCGCCAGAGGATGCCTGCTGCTGTGAGACTTCTGTTTTGTACTATGCATGACATTTGGCGGGGTGATGTTTGATTGTATTTTGAAAAGGATTTGTGCTCGAAACCTATGTTGATAAACTATGTTTTAATGAAGCTTCATTTGAGTTATGAAATGGTTTTCCAGTGTTATGTTTCATATGATGAAAATTATCTTATTAAAGCTTATACGCCACATGAcatatactttattttattatattattaaatgtttaaatataacATCCAAGTTTTACAGGGTATATGCCAAAAATAGTTTTATAGATAGATGATTTCTCTGTAGTGACATGTCATACTCGGATCCTCACAAAAGATCAGGTTTGGCGTGTTACAGCACGTCCTTTAAAGTGATAGTACACTCActgcatggaagatggaatgcgTGCGTCTCGGGTCCCCACTTTTCCACCGATGCGCTTACAAGTGTGGGGTCTAATTTACACCCACGACCAATAAGGGCCACGTGCAAAAATCCGGCATCTCGCAAGTAGGGTTCAATTGAGAGTGGTGGAGGAGTAAGTAAATTACAAATATACGTCTCCAAAATTCGATCTTctgcctatatatatataaaaaaatacaaaatattaaattccaatataacaagaaaatatttaaattaaattaagttaaatatgataaaaaaatcttAACATTTGCAATTGATTGACAGAAATGTGCTTGCCATCCAAACGGATTAGAGATTGTGCCATTGTTAATTTcggaaaacatgaaataaattgtaatagaaaaatattttacgaaaagcttaagataatttttttttaaaaaaaagagagttaagagagaaataaattttgagtgAGAAATTAAGAGGTAATTAAGAGGAATTTGAGATAGATTTAAGAATGTGAAAGAtagttgagattgaattgaagaaaaaaaatgaaatggggggattatatagaaaataaattttgaccgTTGGGGGGTGCCGTTGGTCCCAACGGCTAATTAAATAGCCGTTAGGGAAATAACTGTTGAGGTGAGTGCCAATTGGGGAAAAACACTTCCAGCTGGAAAGGTTTTCAACTTATGTGGCGAAAGCGCTTCCAGCCAGAAGCGTTTTCATAAAATCGGCCTAGTTCCGtaatttttcgaaaaaataacctaatctagtttttttttaatttcaatatttttaggtTATTCACTCATTTTAAGTATTTTGGGGCgtttacaaaaataatatgaaaaagttaACTCAAAAATGATATAACAtacaaattaattactaaaatggGTCGATTTCTATCGTAAACTTTGGTGCTGCCAAGCTGTCAGGTGGCACCACTCTAAATTTGCCTTTAATCATCAACTAATCATGGTGTTGGAATCTTCTTTTAAGTGGTGTCACGTGATACATTAGTAGCACTAGTATAAATCTTTAAAGAATATATATGTTTCAAGATTAAATAGAACCAAAATACAtggtgaaaaaaataaaacaatttttgtTGGGATGTCGCTAGACACATTAGCGACaccaatatgattttttttaaaaaatgatagagaaaaaaataataaaaaataaaaacaaaaaaaatattttaatgtggCCTAATAAATTGGCAGCACTAAtttgaaattatcaaaaatttcatAGAAAAAGGCTCGAGTCCTCCGTTACAAGGCTAATCTACTTACTCGTGATGCAGCCTTTGCATAGTTTACTAAAAAAAGGAGGTAGTAATGGTTGATGGAATTTTTAGAGTTGGGGGAGAAGGATTAAATCTTGGGTTCTTGATACTTTTTAATTGTTAAGGCATGTACTCTAATTACTTTTCATAGCTATGGAATTAGATTGAAGGGTGCATTGAAAGATATTGTTAGTTTCAATTTCATGTTCCAAATGCAATGCGAATTACAACTAACTTTGTAATTAAGTTGTTGTTGTGCAACttatcatttttttatcaaaaaatctttgattttcttAAACCCAATTTCAAGGATCTACAGAAACAATTTATTGGATTAACATATGAAGAAAATCAAGGTAAGAAATGATTCTTTTTAAGTCTTTGTGTTATTGTGTTTTCTTAATTAAAGAGATctagttttctttaaaaaaaatcacttttatATGATCTTTGATTATATTATTCCATTATTAAAGACTTACTcgaaataaattttaagaaaaatagaagaTCATACATACCGAAATTTTGACAAGCCAATATACATTTATTAAAGAAAAGGCTTATTATTGTAATTGTATAAGAGGTTGAGAACACTTATTTATTCATACCTAAGAAGAACTTTTGCTAGTTCAAATTCTTTGCAATTAGATTGTTtttcattatcaatttgtatttaAACTTTCATTCGGAAAATCTTTGTGGAGAGAGTAATTTAGTTTATCTATAAAAGTGAAGTTACAATTTGATAAGCGGAATTGAacctaaattatattttttactgTAAATTGGTAATGAATTACTCTCAATGCATATATTTAAAAAAGTCTGAGATGTAATATAGTAAAACAACGAACttgaaaatattttgtttaatattataaaatattttataattaaacttaatatataatttatttattaaacaataattatgataaaataaactcatatttaaattcaaatcaaaCCTGTTAAATCTAACATATAATATACAACCCTTGAACTTTTAATGACGACCTAACAGATGGCACAACCCAATAACCATTAGACTGACCTGGTAAATCTAACATATAATACAACCCTTGAGCTATTCATAGATTCAGTGGATCTAACATAAAACCCGACCCTTGAGCTTCTTTTGATTatcataataatttatattttcttttcagcagaatttatattactttttttttcctgCATGTTTTTCACGTCGGGTCATCTATCCATTAGCCTATCAAGGGAATATTTACAGCTTATTTATTCaacattataataattaaatgaacAATTCACGTCGTTTCTTAGGATTTGGTTCCGGGTTTCCTTTCCTCATCATTGCCACAAATTCATCATAGTTGATCCGTCCATCCTGCAAATATTAAatgatatattgaatttgttgagTTAATTATTGAACTTTAAACTAATAATTATTGATTTTGATCTATTCATTGTAACTTTTATTCCCTATTCAGTGGATTGGTGATGGATTTGCTTTGTTTTTATGTCAGAAATGGCATGGATATATTGCTTACATTATCGATGTCAACTTCAGAAATGATTTCCTTTATGTCTTGGTCATCATGCATTCCATATTCACGTAGAGCTTGGTCCAGTTCTTCAGTAGTGATATACCTGAAAGTAAGCATAATATCTTAGTTTTGAGGTTTATAATTTCCTGCTTGGGTTTCGATCCGGTTCAACTCAGAAACAAGTCATTTAAAATGGAAAAAAGGTATGCAGAAGATAACTGAAATGAACTTTGCTTAGCTTTATTATTGCCATTACCCGCTGTTATCTTTATCAAAGTGTTGGAAGGCATGGTAGAGATGATCTTCTCTATCCATTCGGTTCATATGCATTGTGGCAGTGATGAACTCATCGTAGTCTATGGTTCCATTTCCATCTGCATCAgcctatgattttttttatagagtAAGAAGTTAAacaccatttataatgatttgacagaaaaaaaaaaaagaaagaaagattaaTTGAGGCTTGGAGAAGAGTAGACATACGGCCTCCATTAGTTGTTTAACTTCGTATTCAGAGAGTTTGGTTCCTTGCTTTGCAAGCCCTTGCTTCAATTCTTCAAGCGTTATGGTGCCGCTGTTATCGGTGTCCATGCCCTTGAACATCTCTTTCAACCCCATGATTTCTTCTTCTGATAAACACCCCGCAATCACCTAACACAACAATTTTCAGGAAATTATTGATTGGATATTATCATAACttgttagtcaattaattaataCATACCCGCAAAGCAACTTTCTTGAACTGGTTCATTGCTTTGAACTGTTTGAGCCTGTTTAGAACTGCATTGTCAAGAGGTGTATCCGGTGCTTCACCATCCTCTTTAATCCATGGATGACCTGTTGTTGTTCATTttttatcacatatacatatataccttCTTTAATTTCTTGGCTTTTCCCATAATTTAAAAGAACTTACTTAGAACCTGGCTGGCGGTTAACCTCTGTTTGGGATCCGCGTTTAGCATCTTCCTTACGACATCCTTTGCTTGAGTTGAAATTCGAGGCCATGGATCACTCGAGAAATCAATGTGGCCTCGCAAAATTGCGTTGAATATCCCATTTTCGGACTCTATATATcacgaaatatatatatattaggttgAAGCTTAATTACGGACTACATGCATTAAAGTTaactataaaaagaaaaaaaaagaaaagaaaaggaaatgagacTGGCAATATATCTAGAATTGATTACTAACCTGCCCAGAAGGGTGGAGAACCAGATAGAAGAATATACAACATAACTCCGACACTCCATATATCAGCTTCAGGTCCATATTTCCTCTTCAAAACTTCAGGTGCAATATAATATGCACTTCCAACAATATCTTTGAATTCTTCACCTGTTGGAATTTCCCAAGCCAGACTTTCGGTTATAGATTTcgattttatttagttaattttagaagTTTTGGAAAGCAAGATGAAAATGAACCTGGCTTGTAAAAGGCTGAGAGACCAAAATCAGTGGCCTTGAGAGGGGAATCTTCATCATTGTTCAACAACAAGAAATTCTCAGGCTTGAGATCCCTATGGATGACCCCCATAGAATGGCAAGTGTGCACAATCTGAACAATGGTTCGAAGCAAAGAAGCTGCAGCACGCTCGCTATAATGGCCCTTAGCAATGATCCTATCAAACAGCTCTCCTCCGGCACACAACTCCATCACCAAATGAACCGAATGCTTATCTTCGTAGGCTCCCTTGAGTTCCACGATGTTAGGCTGACCCGTCAAATGGTGCATGATCTGAACTTCCCTTTTAACGTCTTCAATATCCTCTTTGGTAGATAGTTTTCTCTTGGCTATCGTCTTGCAAGCGAATTGTTCCCCGGTCGTCTTGTGAGTACACAAATGGGTCACCCCGAACTGCCCCCTACCCAATTCTTTACCGATGGTGTACGTTGCTTTAATGTCTTCCATTGGCCGTCCTAAGACGTTCCCGATGGCGTCTGACATGGAGGTGGAGCCGGCTCCTCCTGCTGGTGGTGAACCTTCTGCTTGCTTTGGCGCATCTCCCTTATCGTCGTTAGCGTCTTCGGCGGCGGGGCTGCCACGAGTGCAACAATTCCCCATTGTGGAAGGGAGATGGAGAGAGATTTGGGAATTCCGAtttgaatgaaagaaaatgaaaggaaaaaccAAAAGGCAAGGTTATTGGGAAGAGAAAgagtgaagagaaaagaaaggaaaggattGTAGAAAGAATAGATTAGTGTTAGAGCATGTTGGATTTTGGGATTGATAGTGAGGGATTATAGGGTTAAGGCAGGATGTCTAAATTATGTTGGGTCGTGCAAATGTTATGTCTTATGTTATTGTTTGAGACACAAAGGTATAGAGGATTTC
The Gossypium hirsutum isolate 1008001.06 chromosome A07, Gossypium_hirsutum_v2.1, whole genome shotgun sequence genome window above contains:
- the LOC107953190 gene encoding calcium-dependent protein kinase 17, with the protein product MGNCCTRGSPAAEDANDDKGDAPKQAEGSPPAGGAGSTSMSDAIGNVLGRPMEDIKATYTIGKELGRGQFGVTHLCTHKTTGEQFACKTIAKRKLSTKEDIEDVKREVQIMHHLTGQPNIVELKGAYEDKHSVHLVMELCAGGELFDRIIAKGHYSERAAASLLRTIVQIVHTCHSMGVIHRDLKPENFLLLNNDEDSPLKATDFGLSAFYKPGEEFKDIVGSAYYIAPEVLKRKYGPEADIWSVGVMLYILLSGSPPFWAESENGIFNAILRGHIDFSSDPWPRISTQAKDVVRKMLNADPKQRLTASQVLSHPWIKEDGEAPDTPLDNAVLNRLKQFKAMNQFKKVALRVIAGCLSEEEIMGLKEMFKGMDTDNSGTITLEELKQGLAKQGTKLSEYEVKQLMEAADADGNGTIDYDEFITATMHMNRMDREDHLYHAFQHFDKDNSGYITTEELDQALREYGMHDDQDIKEIISEVDIDNDGRINYDEFVAMMRKGNPEPNPKKRRELFI